In one Bactrocera tryoni isolate S06 chromosome 5, CSIRO_BtryS06_freeze2, whole genome shotgun sequence genomic region, the following are encoded:
- the LOC120779018 gene encoding translation initiation factor IF-2-like, with product MARFLQILLVASLAFALCAAEAPRFRGRNGRLQLSKQRSRFLARQEAAEEAAVTPYPSAKELIPEIPFDEAAAAAAPEVPVEAPAVPEGAVNVSVNVELPAEQAPVEEEADEPALADEAEGEHEPDLIYGPPEAEDVPVVNEVTPAEEIEATVAEEEEEQAAEEEAIESARLTFGRRINARKSARPAKLRAPIRARATSAKSAKIVKAKVATKARSARLQQLPQQQFFVPQQFAAQQQQRPIFYYTAGQLQQW from the coding sequence ATGGCACGTTTCCTACAAATCCTGCTCGTCGCCTCCTTGGCTTTCGCACTCTGCGCCGCTGAAGCGCCACGTTTCCGTGGCCGCAATGGGCGCCTACAACTCTCCAAGCAACGTAGCCGTTTCTTGGCACGTCAAGAAGCCGCTGAGGAAGCTGCTGTAACCCCATACCCTTCCGCCAAGGAACTGATACCAGAGATTCCATTCGATGAAGCTGCCGCCGCTGCCGCTCCCGAGGTACCCGTTGAAGCACCAGCTGTACCAGAGGGTGCCGTAAATGTCTCTGTGAATGTTGAGCTTCCAGCCGAGCAGGCACCAGTTGAAGAAGAAGCTGATGAACCCGCACTCGCCGATGAGGCTGAAGGCGAACACGAACCAGACCTTATCTATGGCCCACCAGAGGCTGAGGATGTGCCAGTTGTCAATGAAGTTACTCCCGCTGAAGAAATCGAAGCCACCGTCGCTGAGGAAGAAGAGGAACAAGCCGCTGAGGAGGAGGCTATCGAATCTGCACGTTTGACTTTCGGTCGCCGCATCAACGCACGCAAATCCGCTCGCCCAGCTAAGTTGCGTGCTCCCATTCGTGCTCGTGCCACCTCCGCTAAATCGGCCAAAATTGTTAAAGCCAAGGTTGCGACCAAAGCTCGCTCAGCTCGTCTGCAACAATTGCCACAACAACAGTTCTTTGTTCCTCAACAATTTGCggctcaacaacaacaacgccccATTTTCTACTACACCGCTGGCCAATTGCAACAGTGGTAA
- the LOC120779017 gene encoding translation initiation factor IF-2-like, producing the protein MARFLQILLVASLAFALCAAEAPRFRGRNGRLQLSKQRSRFLARQEAAEEAAVTPYPSAKELIPEIPFDEAAAAAAPEVPVEAPAVPEGDVNVSVNVELPAEQAPVEEEADEPALADEAEGEHEPDLIYGPPEAEDVPVVNEVTPVEEIEATIAEEEDEQAAEEEAIESARLTFGRRINARKSARPAKLRAAVRARPTSAKSARIVRAKVTTKARSARLQQLPQQPQFFVPQQFAAQQRQQPVFYYTAGQLQQW; encoded by the coding sequence ATGGCACGTTTCCTACAAATCCTGCTCGTCGCCTCCTTGGCTTTCGCACTCTGCGCCGCTGAAGCGCCACGTTTCCGTGGCCGCAATGGGCGCCTACAACTCTCCAAGCAACGTAGCCGTTTCTTGGCACGTCAAGAAGCCGCTGAGGAAGCTGCTGTAACCCCATACCCCTCCGCCAAGGAACTGATACCAGAGATTCCATTCGATGAAGCTGCCGCCGCTGCCGCTCCCGAGGTACCCGTTGAAGCACCAGCTGTACCAGAGGGTGACGTAAATGTCTCTGTGAATGTTGAGCTTCCAGCCGAGCAGGCACCAGTTGAAGAAGAAGCTGATGAACCCGCGCTCGCCGATGAGGCTGAAGGCGAACACGAACCAGACCTTATCTATGGCCCACCAGAGGCTGAGGATGTGCCAGTTGTCAATGAAGTTACTCCCGTTGAAGAAATCGAAGCCACCATCGCTGAGGAAGAAGATGAACAAGCCGCTGAGGAGGAGGCTATCGAATCTGCACGTTTGACTTTCGGTCGTCGCATCAACGCGCGCAAATCCGCTCGTCCAGCCAAGTTGCGCGCTGCCGTTCGTGCTCGCCCAACCTCCGCCAAGTCGGCCAGAATTGTAAGGGCTAAAGTTACGACCAAAGCTCGTTCAGCTCGTCTGCAACAGTTGCCACAACAACCACAGTTCTTTGTGCCTCAACAGTTTGCGGCtcaacaacgccaacaaccTGTCTTCTACTACACCGCTGGCCAACTGCAACAGTGGTAA